From a single Nostoc sp. MS1 genomic region:
- a CDS encoding high light inducible protein, whose product MATQETRPATDLPPVATAYNGVDRNAFIFGWNPQAELWNGRLAAIGFLAYLLWDLAGYSVLRDVLHFIGY is encoded by the coding sequence ATGGCTACTCAAGAAACTCGTCCAGCTACCGATTTACCACCAGTTGCTACAGCATATAACGGCGTAGATCGTAACGCTTTCATTTTCGGTTGGAACCCCCAAGCTGAATTGTGGAATGGTCGCTTGGCTGCGATCGGCTTTTTAGCTTACTTGCTGTGGGATTTAGCAGGCTATAGCGTTCTGCGTGATGTACTCCACTTCATCGGTTACTAA